The following proteins are encoded in a genomic region of Paenibacillus sp. FSL H3-0469:
- a CDS encoding AraC family transcriptional regulator, whose amino-acid sequence MKKTPMILQLALILFCIMAIPTAVLTWYSGSQIIQNSEAAIGESTLAGLNANRRLNENALANLAQDTSRLAATNIFDRIRSFETYDEINANYNNVSLALSVTKELLNLNRRVDGVYSSFFVLEDSDYVFSTDSSITTLARYEPIGWITEALKGRRGISGVWVPRKLASGENVVSYVYPLNRLSTTTRGVIVVNMKESQIGKYLHATEVGDSNYLLLDAAGTVISFNDQSMLLSDSRKLPFLQEILNQEASEGYTFRKLEGKRTVYAWSRSSLSGWWNVSWSSMDELMTKSREMQGNIILLTGAIIVLGTLLAIFLATWLSRPLRQLVQTIRSKIDVGVVNKNELAFLDLAFKRMQEEEESLFQLLQEREQDTRSLAVHRLLRGEIPPRITEVFPHACYRVVVVSIDQYRRYVGHTNVETRSYHRYLLSAKYESVFPEALVARCVYHNEGCTVIVLNFAPEEGEADGGLIQQALEEIRDQSLELLEHSVTIGVSERTDAPERVALRLFEAMEVIKRRMIKGAGSIMYWHDGEDNSRKYVDSESSERRILNFLDAGDLAGIFKELQSIRSQISAEDNISYDNIMFIYHQLMGATIKHLRENHLGTGRMIMGRGNVYSILAAMDTLDELEEYLYDFYCEIVQSLDRSAHETNYAQRITEYLKQHYREEIVFEDMAKQIGISYSYMRKLVYEQTGSSMIDFVNQLRIEQAKELLLDSGLTIKQIAAEVGYANVQSFNRFFRKYEGMPPSGYKSAKSKSS is encoded by the coding sequence ATGAAAAAAACACCGATGATCCTGCAGCTGGCGTTGATTCTATTCTGCATTATGGCTATTCCTACAGCAGTCCTGACCTGGTACAGCGGGTCACAGATTATACAGAATTCTGAAGCAGCTATCGGGGAATCTACGCTGGCCGGGCTTAATGCCAACCGCAGGCTGAATGAGAACGCGCTGGCCAATCTGGCCCAGGATACGTCACGTCTGGCGGCGACGAATATTTTTGACCGCATCCGCAGCTTCGAGACCTACGATGAGATTAACGCCAACTATAATAATGTAAGTCTGGCGCTGTCCGTGACTAAGGAGCTGCTGAACCTGAACCGCCGGGTGGATGGTGTGTATTCTTCATTCTTTGTCCTGGAGGATTCGGATTATGTCTTCTCTACCGACAGCAGCATCACGACGCTTGCCCGCTATGAGCCTATCGGATGGATTACAGAAGCGCTTAAGGGACGCAGGGGGATCAGCGGGGTATGGGTGCCCCGTAAGCTTGCGTCGGGCGAGAACGTGGTGTCTTATGTGTACCCGCTCAACCGCTTGTCTACTACCACCCGGGGAGTAATCGTCGTCAATATGAAGGAGAGCCAGATCGGCAAATATCTGCATGCTACCGAGGTGGGTGACAGCAACTACCTCCTGCTGGACGCTGCGGGTACGGTGATTTCCTTCAATGACCAGTCCATGCTGCTCTCCGACAGCCGTAAGCTGCCGTTCTTACAGGAGATTCTGAATCAGGAAGCCAGTGAAGGCTACACCTTCCGTAAGCTGGAGGGTAAACGGACGGTGTATGCCTGGAGCCGTTCCTCCTTGTCCGGGTGGTGGAATGTAAGCTGGAGCTCCATGGATGAGCTGATGACCAAATCGAGAGAGATGCAGGGAAATATCATTCTGCTGACGGGGGCGATCATTGTACTCGGAACGCTGCTGGCCATCTTCCTTGCCACCTGGCTGTCCAGGCCCCTGAGGCAGCTGGTGCAGACGATACGCTCGAAGATTGATGTGGGCGTAGTGAACAAGAATGAGCTGGCCTTCCTGGATCTGGCCTTCAAACGGATGCAGGAGGAGGAAGAAAGCCTGTTCCAGCTGTTGCAGGAGCGTGAACAGGATACCCGCAGTCTGGCCGTACACCGTCTGCTGCGCGGTGAGATTCCGCCGCGGATCACGGAGGTTTTTCCGCATGCCTGCTACAGAGTGGTGGTGGTCTCCATCGACCAATATAGAAGATACGTTGGACATACCAATGTCGAGACGCGCAGCTATCACCGGTATTTGCTGAGTGCCAAATATGAGAGTGTTTTCCCAGAAGCGCTGGTAGCTCGTTGTGTCTACCATAATGAGGGCTGTACAGTGATTGTACTGAACTTTGCCCCGGAGGAGGGGGAGGCGGACGGGGGTCTGATCCAGCAGGCACTGGAGGAGATCCGTGACCAGTCGCTTGAGCTGCTGGAGCATTCGGTCACGATTGGGGTAAGTGAGCGGACGGATGCTCCGGAGAGGGTGGCGCTGCGGCTGTTCGAAGCGATGGAGGTGATCAAGCGCCGGATGATCAAGGGGGCCGGAAGCATCATGTACTGGCATGACGGGGAGGATAACAGCCGCAAGTATGTTGACTCTGAGAGCAGCGAGCGGCGAATCCTGAATTTCCTGGATGCCGGCGACCTGGCGGGTATCTTCAAGGAGCTGCAGAGCATCCGCAGCCAGATCTCCGCAGAGGACAATATCTCCTACGATAATATTATGTTCATCTATCATCAGCTGATGGGCGCGACGATCAAGCATCTGCGCGAGAATCACCTCGGGACCGGACGGATGATTATGGGCCGGGGTAACGTGTATTCGATTCTCGCCGCCATGGATACGCTGGATGAGCTGGAGGAGTACCTGTATGATTTCTACTGCGAGATTGTTCAGAGCCTGGACCGCAGCGCCCATGAGACCAATTATGCGCAGCGGATCACGGAGTACCTGAAGCAGCACTACCGGGAAGAGATCGTCTTCGAGGATATGGCCAAGCAGATAGGCATCAGCTACTCCTATATGCGCAAGCTTGTATATGAGCAGACCGGCAGCAGCATGATTGACTTCGTCAACCAGCTAAGGATTGAGCAGGCCAAGGAGCTGCTGCTGGATTCGGGGCTGACGATCAAGCAGATTGCCGCTGAGGTCGGTTATGCCAATGTGCAGAGCTTCAACCGCTTTTTCCGCAAGTATGAAGGCATGCCGCCAAGCGGCTACAAGTCAGCGAAGAGCAAGAGTTCTTAG
- a CDS encoding TrkA family potassium uptake protein, with translation MKPQQFVVIGLGRFGSSLALELMSMGYEVLGIDHQEERVEEMSGRLTHAVMADATDEGIMRSLGVRNFDCGIVAIGDNMERSILAAILLKELGVKQVVGKAISILHGRALSKLGVDRVIFPERDMGIRVAHQLVTPNLLDYIEISKDYKVVELTVPACMNGKSLSELNTRAKYGCSIIALNREDGIIVAPTAHDYVHQGDIMVVIGSNDSIEEFEDEAVNAE, from the coding sequence ATGAAACCACAGCAGTTTGTTGTAATCGGCCTGGGCCGCTTCGGCTCAAGTCTGGCGCTGGAGCTGATGTCCATGGGCTACGAGGTGCTTGGCATTGACCACCAGGAGGAGCGGGTGGAGGAAATGAGCGGCCGGCTGACGCATGCGGTCATGGCGGATGCTACGGATGAAGGGATTATGCGCTCACTCGGGGTGCGTAATTTCGACTGCGGCATTGTGGCGATCGGGGATAATATGGAGCGGAGTATTCTGGCTGCGATTCTGCTGAAGGAGCTGGGCGTCAAGCAGGTGGTCGGCAAAGCGATCTCCATTCTGCACGGCCGCGCGCTGTCGAAGCTGGGGGTGGACCGGGTGATTTTCCCGGAGCGTGATATGGGTATCCGCGTGGCTCACCAGCTGGTGACGCCGAATCTGCTTGATTATATCGAGATTTCCAAGGATTACAAGGTCGTTGAGCTGACGGTGCCCGCCTGCATGAACGGTAAAAGCCTCTCCGAGCTGAATACCCGCGCCAAATACGGCTGCAGCATCATTGCCCTGAACCGCGAGGATGGCATCATCGTAGCCCCGACCGCACATGATTATGTGCATCAGGGGGATATCATGGTGGTGATCGGCTCCAACGACAGCATCGAGGAGTTCGAGGATGAAGCGGTGAATGCGGAGTAA